AAAGTGGACCTCGCCCCCGCCCGCTGCACAGGCTGCATCGACCGCCGCCTGGGCTCCATCGCTATCAATACCCGCAAAGGCCGGATCGGCGCCGTAGTTGGTTACGTCAAAGACCGCCGCCAGGGATGGCTGTGCCACCATCCCAGTACAAGACCTTGATCTTGTCGCGCTTGCGATTGCAGAAGACGAAGAGCTGCACCCCGAACGGGTTCAATCCAAGCTCTTGCTCCACGATCGCGGAGAGGCCGTCGATCGACTTCCGCATGTCGACGATCCCCCG
This genomic interval from bacterium contains the following:
- the tnpB gene encoding IS66 family insertion sequence element accessory protein TnpB, which translates into the protein MMRPGEEVEVYLYRGIVDMRKSIDGLSAIVEQELGLNPFGVQLFVFCNRKRDKIKVLYWDGGTAIPGGGL